The following proteins are co-located in the Rhodococcus opacus B4 genome:
- a CDS encoding 2-oxo acid dehydrogenase subunit E2, with protein sequence MTTTHNGATMVLPSLGENVTEATITRWLKAPGDRIEHDEPLLEVATDKVDTEIPSPAAGILLEIVAQEDALVEVGAVVAVLGAEEGAAAATPAPAPVATPTPALDPVPTPGPSSTVAPTAGGDRVEKLPRIRRTIARRMVESLQTSAQLTTVVEVDVTAIARLRAQEKDSFHRRTGVKLSFLPFFVVAAVEALDEHPVINSSLDADCTEVTYHSAVHLGMAVDSDRGLMVPVIRDAGALRIPDLARRIADSADSVRNNTIRPDDLSGGTFTITNTGSRGALFDTPIINQPQSAILGIGAVVERLVPTRGDGGSLQIEVRSMAYLSLSYDHRIVDGADAARYLGAVKTRLEAGFAGKDIA encoded by the coding sequence ATGACCACAACCCACAACGGCGCCACGATGGTATTGCCGTCACTCGGCGAGAATGTCACCGAGGCGACCATCACCCGCTGGCTCAAAGCCCCCGGTGACCGCATCGAGCACGATGAACCGTTGCTCGAGGTGGCCACCGACAAAGTCGACACCGAGATTCCGTCCCCCGCCGCCGGCATTCTTCTCGAGATCGTCGCGCAGGAAGACGCGCTCGTCGAGGTTGGTGCGGTGGTGGCTGTGCTCGGTGCGGAGGAAGGCGCCGCCGCGGCCACACCGGCTCCGGCCCCCGTGGCCACGCCGACCCCGGCACTGGACCCCGTCCCGACGCCGGGTCCTTCATCGACCGTTGCGCCGACAGCCGGTGGCGACCGGGTGGAGAAGCTGCCCCGGATTCGCCGCACCATCGCCAGGCGGATGGTCGAATCCCTCCAGACGTCAGCGCAATTGACCACCGTCGTCGAGGTCGACGTCACCGCCATCGCGCGGCTGCGGGCACAGGAGAAAGACAGCTTCCATCGCCGCACCGGGGTGAAGCTATCGTTCCTGCCGTTCTTCGTCGTCGCCGCCGTCGAGGCGCTCGACGAGCACCCGGTGATCAACTCCTCGCTCGATGCCGACTGCACTGAGGTGACCTACCACTCGGCGGTGCACCTCGGGATGGCCGTCGACAGCGACAGAGGTTTGATGGTGCCCGTCATCCGCGATGCAGGTGCGCTGCGGATCCCCGACCTCGCCCGGCGGATCGCCGACTCCGCAGACAGTGTGCGTAACAATACGATCCGCCCCGATGACCTGTCCGGCGGCACGTTCACCATCACCAACACCGGCAGCCGCGGGGCACTGTTCGACACCCCGATCATCAACCAACCCCAATCCGCCATCCTGGGAATCGGAGCCGTCGTCGAACGCCTCGTCCCCACCCGCGGCGACGGCGGATCACTCCAGATCGAAGTCCGGTCGATGGCGTACCTCTCACTCTCCTACGACCACCGCATCGTCGACGGCGCCGACGCCGCCCGCTACCTCGGGGCAGTGAAGACACGTTTGGAAGCAGGCTTTGCCGGCAAGGACATTGCATGA
- a CDS encoding transketolase-like TK C-terminal-containing protein, which yields MNNALVVEHRTKGSVLSSGGSIERDTLREIEQRVLWLSTAMIHHANRVRPNPTGLKVGGHQASCASMVSIMTSLWFEQLRHGDRVSVKPHASPVLHGINYLLGELDEKYLTTLREFGGLQSYPSRSKDPDPVDYSTGSVGIGATAPIWGAIARRFVDTHIGGAGTGRQYSLVGDAELDEGAVWEAILDHSVAELGEIVWIVDLNRQSLDRVVPNIAAGRLEAMFSAAGWQVLTVKFGTLLESLFTRTGGPALRTRILDMPNPEYQRLLRCDAAQVRDRLPGDGPDAAAIASLIAELDDETLLRAIRNLGGHDLDALRAAYGQIDDTRPTVIIAYTIKGRGLPTQGHPQNHSSLLTVEQYEQLAAELGMDPEDPWARFEADSAAGRVCAATADRLRREKVEFGTPPAVPADIGRTPSGTSTTQAALGRALLDLSRQAPEAAKRVVTVSPDVSSTTNLAGWLNKVGVWSPNERRNWFDDDAETIMHWREKPTGQHMELGIAETNLVGLMGELGATWSRWGQPLFPIGVMYDPFVERALEPWSYGIYAGGQSILVGTPSGVTLAAEGGAHQSIKTPSIGLEQPGCVSYEPAFAIDVEWTLLDSISRLGRPDGSSSYLRLSTRPVDQTLAAVPTDPAARERRRRQVVAGAYILRRTDTPAVTLVGMGAVITETLTAADRLAEQGIAADVVCVTSPGLLFEAVQARRGLADGPSWILDQVFPADRAAPMVTVLDGHPHTLAFLTGINHVPGAALGVSKFGQVGSLDDVYRYHGIDTDSIVRAALNLVD from the coding sequence ATGAACAACGCACTGGTGGTCGAGCACAGGACTAAAGGGTCTGTCCTTTCCTCCGGCGGGTCGATCGAGAGGGATACCCTCCGCGAGATCGAGCAGCGTGTGTTGTGGCTGTCGACGGCGATGATTCACCACGCCAACCGGGTTCGCCCGAATCCGACGGGGCTCAAGGTCGGTGGTCATCAGGCGTCGTGCGCGTCGATGGTGTCGATCATGACGTCGCTGTGGTTCGAGCAACTCCGGCACGGTGACCGGGTGTCGGTCAAACCGCACGCCTCTCCGGTGCTGCACGGCATCAACTACCTGCTCGGGGAGCTGGACGAGAAGTATCTGACGACGTTGCGGGAGTTCGGTGGCCTGCAGTCCTACCCCAGCCGGTCGAAAGACCCTGACCCGGTGGACTACTCGACCGGATCGGTCGGGATCGGGGCGACCGCCCCGATCTGGGGTGCCATCGCCCGCCGCTTCGTCGACACCCACATCGGCGGCGCCGGCACCGGCCGGCAGTACTCGCTCGTCGGGGACGCCGAGCTGGACGAGGGTGCGGTGTGGGAGGCGATCCTCGATCACTCCGTCGCCGAACTCGGCGAAATCGTGTGGATCGTCGACCTGAACCGGCAGTCCCTGGACCGGGTGGTCCCCAACATCGCCGCCGGCCGCCTCGAAGCGATGTTTTCCGCCGCCGGGTGGCAGGTGCTGACCGTGAAGTTCGGGACCCTGCTCGAGTCGCTGTTCACCCGGACCGGTGGGCCGGCGCTGCGGACCCGGATCCTGGACATGCCCAACCCCGAATACCAGCGGCTGCTGCGCTGTGACGCCGCGCAGGTCCGGGACCGGTTGCCCGGCGACGGCCCCGACGCCGCGGCGATCGCGTCGCTGATCGCCGAGCTGGACGACGAGACCCTGCTCCGGGCGATCCGCAACCTCGGTGGCCACGACCTCGACGCCCTGCGCGCCGCCTACGGGCAGATCGACGACACCCGCCCGACGGTGATCATCGCCTACACCATCAAGGGCCGCGGCCTGCCCACCCAGGGGCATCCGCAGAATCATTCGTCGTTGCTGACGGTGGAGCAGTACGAGCAGCTGGCCGCGGAGTTGGGCATGGACCCCGAGGACCCGTGGGCCCGGTTCGAGGCCGACAGTGCGGCGGGCCGGGTGTGTGCGGCGACCGCGGACAGGTTGCGGCGGGAGAAGGTCGAATTCGGCACCCCGCCCGCGGTGCCGGCCGACATCGGTCGCACCCCGTCGGGGACGTCCACCACCCAGGCCGCCCTGGGTCGGGCACTGCTCGACCTGTCCCGCCAGGCCCCCGAGGCGGCGAAGCGAGTGGTGACGGTCAGCCCCGACGTCTCCTCGACCACCAACCTGGCCGGCTGGCTGAACAAGGTGGGGGTGTGGTCGCCGAACGAGCGCCGCAACTGGTTCGACGACGACGCCGAGACGATCATGCACTGGCGGGAAAAGCCCACCGGGCAGCACATGGAACTCGGCATCGCCGAAACCAACCTGGTCGGGTTGATGGGTGAACTCGGCGCCACCTGGAGCCGGTGGGGGCAACCGCTGTTCCCGATCGGGGTGATGTACGACCCGTTCGTCGAACGGGCGCTGGAACCCTGGTCGTACGGCATCTACGCGGGCGGGCAGTCGATCCTGGTCGGCACCCCCTCCGGGGTCACGCTGGCCGCCGAGGGCGGTGCGCATCAGTCGATCAAGACCCCGTCGATCGGCCTCGAGCAACCCGGGTGCGTCAGCTACGAACCCGCGTTCGCGATCGACGTCGAGTGGACGCTGCTGGACAGCATCTCCCGGCTGGGCCGGCCGGACGGGTCGTCGTCGTATCTGCGGCTGTCGACCCGCCCGGTCGATCAGACTTTGGCCGCGGTCCCCACCGATCCGGCGGCCCGCGAGCGTCGCCGCCGTCAGGTGGTCGCCGGCGCGTACATCCTCCGCCGCACCGACACCCCGGCGGTCACGCTGGTCGGCATGGGCGCGGTGATCACCGAAACCCTCACCGCCGCGGACCGGTTGGCCGAGCAGGGCATCGCCGCGGACGTCGTGTGTGTCACCAGCCCCGGCCTGTTGTTCGAGGCGGTGCAAGCCCGCCGGGGATTGGCCGACGGCCCGTCCTGGATCCTCGACCAGGTGTTCCCCGCCGACCGGGCGGCACCGATGGTGACCGTCCTCGACGGGCACCCGCACACCCTCGCATTCCTGACCGGCATCAACCACGTCCCCGGGGCCGCGCTCGGCGTCAGCAAGTTCGGGCAGGTCGGCTCCCTCGACGACGTCTACCGCTACCACGGAATCGACACCGACAGCATCGTCCGCGCCGCCCTCAACCTCGTCGACTGA
- a CDS encoding Lrp/AsnC family transcriptional regulator — MTTESKNTELDRIDRALLRALSVNARASGATLAQELAVSESTLSLRLRRLQSLQIIRGFRVDIDLAALGTSLQALVAVRLATHNRQRVVAFQESALHIPGVLGIFHITGADDFLLHVVAKNAQELRDVVIQNLIEQNVVARAESSLIFDYAEADGWKKLLD; from the coding sequence GTGACCACCGAATCGAAGAACACCGAACTCGACCGCATTGACCGGGCTCTCCTACGAGCCCTATCTGTGAACGCGCGCGCATCCGGCGCTACCCTCGCTCAAGAGTTGGCCGTCTCCGAATCGACGTTGTCGTTGAGACTGCGCCGACTCCAGTCGCTGCAGATCATCAGAGGCTTCCGGGTCGATATCGACCTCGCAGCGCTGGGCACGTCATTGCAAGCGCTCGTAGCCGTCCGCCTCGCAACTCACAACCGACAGCGTGTCGTAGCCTTCCAGGAATCCGCGCTGCACATTCCCGGCGTGCTCGGTATCTTCCACATCACCGGCGCAGACGACTTCCTCCTCCACGTCGTGGCGAAGAACGCACAAGAGCTACGCGACGTCGTCATTCAAAATCTCATCGAACAGAACGTGGTCGCACGTGCAGAATCCAGTCTGATCTTCGATTATGCGGAGGCTGACGGGTGGAAAAAGCTCCTTGACTAG
- a CDS encoding acetolactate synthase large subunit, with protein MQVTAALQPRRVRSPESMTGAQAVVRALEELDVECVFGMPGGAILPVYDPLYESTRVRHVLVRHEQGAGHAATGYAQATGRVGVCMATSGPGATNLITPLADAQMDSVPVVAITGQVGRGLIGTDAFQEVDICGVTMPITKHNFLVTSVDDIPRILAEAFHIASSGRPGAVLVDIPKDILQATTAFSWQQEVALPGYRKVPKPHTKQLGAATNLIVEAVAPVLYVGGGVIKADASAELMELAQLIGIPVVTTLMARGAFPDSHELHYGMPGMHGTVAAVAALQKCDLIIALGARFDDRVTGRIDSFAPNAKIIHVDIDPAEISKNRYADVPIVGDCKRAVSALIELVKKDSRPLADLANWRSYLDNIRARYPLNYSRPSDGMLSPEYVIEAVGRAAGTDAVFVSGVGQHQMWAAHFIQYENPRTWVNSGGLGTMGFAIPAALGVKIGAPEREVWAIDGDGCFQMTYQELATAAIERVPVKIALINNGKLGMVRQLQTLFYKEKYASVDLSAHTQRIPDFVKLAEAHGCVALRCEREEDVADVVAQARAINDRPVVIDFVVSAESLVWPMVAAGTSNDEIMAARNVRPFFDDE; from the coding sequence GTGCAAGTCACCGCGGCATTACAACCTCGCCGGGTGCGTTCCCCGGAGAGTATGACTGGCGCCCAGGCTGTCGTCCGTGCGCTTGAGGAACTCGACGTCGAGTGTGTGTTCGGGATGCCTGGGGGCGCGATATTGCCCGTGTACGACCCCCTGTACGAGTCAACGCGTGTGCGTCACGTCCTCGTGCGGCACGAACAGGGCGCCGGCCATGCCGCCACGGGCTACGCGCAGGCCACAGGCAGAGTCGGCGTGTGCATGGCCACTTCCGGGCCTGGGGCAACGAACCTGATCACTCCCCTGGCAGATGCGCAGATGGACTCCGTGCCCGTTGTTGCGATCACCGGCCAGGTCGGTCGCGGATTGATTGGAACAGACGCATTCCAGGAAGTCGACATTTGCGGAGTGACGATGCCGATCACAAAGCACAATTTCCTCGTGACGTCCGTCGATGACATCCCCCGGATCCTCGCTGAAGCATTCCATATCGCGTCATCGGGCCGGCCGGGCGCAGTGCTAGTCGACATCCCGAAGGACATCCTGCAGGCAACTACAGCATTCTCGTGGCAGCAAGAGGTCGCACTACCCGGATATCGAAAGGTCCCGAAGCCTCACACAAAGCAACTAGGAGCAGCCACGAATCTGATTGTCGAGGCAGTCGCGCCCGTTCTTTACGTAGGCGGTGGAGTGATCAAGGCGGACGCCTCCGCCGAGTTGATGGAGCTTGCACAGCTAATCGGCATCCCGGTCGTCACTACCCTCATGGCACGCGGAGCGTTCCCCGATAGTCACGAACTTCACTACGGTATGCCCGGCATGCACGGGACGGTCGCTGCCGTAGCTGCGTTGCAGAAATGCGATCTGATCATCGCGCTCGGGGCGCGGTTTGATGACCGAGTTACCGGACGGATCGATTCGTTTGCACCGAACGCAAAGATCATCCATGTGGACATCGATCCCGCGGAGATCAGCAAGAACCGCTATGCCGACGTACCTATCGTTGGCGACTGCAAGAGAGCAGTTTCCGCGCTGATCGAACTGGTAAAGAAGGATTCGCGCCCACTTGCTGATCTCGCCAACTGGCGATCGTATCTTGACAATATTCGTGCGCGGTATCCTCTAAACTACAGCCGTCCCTCCGATGGGATGCTGTCACCGGAGTACGTCATCGAGGCGGTAGGACGTGCCGCGGGCACCGACGCCGTTTTCGTTTCGGGTGTCGGCCAACATCAGATGTGGGCGGCGCATTTCATCCAGTACGAGAATCCCCGAACCTGGGTCAATTCGGGAGGGCTCGGCACGATGGGCTTTGCGATCCCAGCTGCGTTGGGTGTGAAGATTGGGGCCCCAGAACGCGAGGTGTGGGCTATCGACGGTGACGGCTGCTTCCAGATGACGTATCAGGAGCTAGCGACAGCAGCAATCGAGAGAGTTCCGGTCAAGATTGCCCTTATCAACAACGGAAAACTCGGTATGGTTCGGCAACTCCAAACCCTGTTCTATAAGGAGAAATACGCCAGCGTGGATCTGTCCGCGCACACTCAGCGGATACCGGACTTCGTCAAACTCGCTGAGGCACACGGATGTGTAGCGTTGCGCTGCGAGCGTGAAGAGGACGTTGCCGATGTGGTCGCCCAAGCCCGGGCTATCAACGATCGGCCGGTTGTCATCGATTTTGTCGTTTCAGCCGAGAGCCTGGTATGGCCGATGGTGGCTGCTGGCACGAGCAACGACGAGATCATGGCCGCACGCAATGTGCGACCGTTCTTCGACGATGAATAA
- a CDS encoding trans-sulfuration enzyme family protein, producing MTSSRSARLETIAVHGGMDGLIEAGLHVPSIDFSTTNPLSDIEGGGDSYEHLTGGGAPREGQSSVYQRLWNPGIARFEESLAALEGTDGAVSFSSGMAALAAAIIATVSAGKPHIIGLRPAYGGTDHLLSTGLLGSKVTWTDIDGVAAAITSETGLIVAESPANPTLELIDISALVAAARDIPILVDNTFATPVLQRPADHGAAMVLHSATKYLGGHGDVMGGVIAATEEWVARLRQVRVITGALLHPMAGYLLHRGLRTLPVRIYAQQATAREIASRVVEHPALAKVIYPGLPGQDPMGLLGRQMDGPGAIVAFELAGGYEAAAAFTHACKLLTHAVSLGGVDTLVQHPASLTHRPVEPSARPGAGVVRISVGLEHVEDLLADITQALDAAKGVVTKSMTGTDLLSV from the coding sequence ATGACTTCTTCACGTTCCGCTCGGCTTGAGACGATCGCCGTTCATGGAGGTATGGATGGCCTGATCGAAGCAGGACTTCACGTTCCATCTATCGACTTCTCGACGACAAACCCGCTGTCTGACATCGAAGGTGGCGGGGACTCCTATGAACATCTGACGGGCGGAGGCGCCCCGCGGGAGGGCCAGTCTTCCGTGTACCAGCGCTTGTGGAACCCCGGAATCGCGCGATTCGAAGAGTCGTTGGCAGCCTTGGAAGGAACAGACGGCGCGGTCTCCTTCTCCTCCGGCATGGCGGCATTGGCAGCAGCCATCATCGCCACTGTGTCGGCCGGAAAACCACATATTATTGGGCTGCGGCCGGCATACGGTGGAACTGACCATCTACTGTCGACCGGGCTGCTGGGCTCGAAGGTGACATGGACTGACATAGACGGTGTCGCCGCTGCTATCACGTCCGAGACTGGACTGATCGTCGCTGAGTCGCCAGCGAACCCCACACTCGAACTTATTGATATCTCCGCACTGGTGGCTGCAGCTAGAGACATCCCCATTCTGGTGGATAACACCTTCGCTACCCCTGTTCTTCAACGTCCTGCGGACCACGGGGCCGCAATGGTTCTCCATAGTGCAACGAAATATCTTGGTGGACACGGTGATGTAATGGGCGGTGTCATCGCTGCAACAGAGGAGTGGGTTGCTCGCCTCCGTCAAGTCCGGGTGATCACGGGAGCATTGCTGCATCCGATGGCAGGGTATCTCCTGCACCGTGGGCTAAGGACTCTTCCGGTCCGTATCTATGCCCAGCAGGCTACGGCCCGCGAGATCGCATCTCGTGTTGTGGAACACCCTGCGCTGGCGAAGGTGATTTATCCGGGCTTGCCTGGACAAGACCCGATGGGATTGCTCGGCCGTCAGATGGATGGTCCGGGCGCGATTGTCGCATTTGAACTCGCAGGGGGATACGAGGCGGCCGCGGCCTTTACTCACGCGTGCAAGCTACTCACCCATGCGGTATCACTCGGCGGTGTAGACACGCTGGTTCAGCATCCGGCGTCGTTGACGCATCGACCTGTCGAACCGAGCGCGCGCCCCGGCGCAGGCGTCGTCCGGATTTCAGTTGGTCTCGAACATGTCGAGGACCTCCTTGCCGATATCACGCAAGCCCTTGACGCCGCAAAAGGGGTCGTCACGAAGTCGATGACCGGCACTGATCTGTTATCAGTGTGA